One region of Stigmatella erecta genomic DNA includes:
- a CDS encoding DUF350 domain-containing protein: MLLLGAVVSVQGLLASVIYSLIGLAVFVAGFYVIKLILPFDVNKEIEADQNTALGIVIGSFIIGLAIIVASAISG, from the coding sequence ATGTTGCTATTGGGTGCGGTGGTGAGCGTGCAGGGGCTGCTGGCGAGCGTCATCTACTCGCTCATCGGGCTGGCGGTGTTCGTCGCGGGCTTCTACGTCATCAAGCTCATCCTCCCGTTCGACGTGAACAAGGAGATCGAAGCGGACCAGAACACGGCGCTGGGCATCGTCATCGGCTCCTTCATCATCGGGCTGGCCATCATCGTGGCCTCGGCCATCTCGGGGTGA
- a CDS encoding OmpA family protein codes for MAAALLVGTQASAQAEAELPGFNLERLQTNTGRGTVLIGNGELMVPGGLNVSLLGHYQRMPLELDDGEQTLQVVRDRATALLSASYGLLPWLEVSAQLPFVLWQQGDDPNEIGLARLTAQGLSTPVLQARLGLLSRRYRQPVDLSADLGVGLPFGSGPALAGDNKPRFHARMVVGTVVRGLNPSFEAGVLFRPSILLTTAEGIAKPGARSEIHLGASLATTGKGARGEFGLRAIVARQTSVEVLGGLRFPLLVGLDAFLLGGPGLGAAPGAAQFRLLAGVSFRHEPPPPISFIDEAEDHELQLSMATPKPPPEENSLRPVSTWEFNSLTRGEPQDGSAGTEPAQEPLRPYQPAPQERLVLRGEVRFAQGSSSLTGVVPLLDQVVLQWSEHPGQGLIIVEGHADTEKAETSDMFMSLQRAQAVRRYLIDQGIPGTRVRIRGLGADWPISARPATEQEHQLNRRAEVLVITKTEEEATTRVPGP; via the coding sequence ATGGCTGCAGCCCTGCTGGTGGGCACGCAAGCTTCGGCGCAAGCCGAGGCGGAATTGCCTGGTTTCAACCTGGAACGGCTCCAGACGAACACAGGCCGCGGCACGGTGCTCATCGGCAACGGTGAGCTCATGGTCCCAGGCGGGTTGAACGTGAGCCTGCTGGGCCATTACCAGCGCATGCCCCTGGAGCTGGACGATGGCGAGCAAACCCTCCAGGTTGTACGCGACAGGGCCACCGCCCTCCTCTCCGCCAGTTACGGCCTCCTGCCCTGGCTCGAGGTGAGCGCCCAGCTGCCCTTCGTGCTCTGGCAGCAAGGCGATGATCCGAACGAGATAGGACTCGCACGGTTGACTGCCCAGGGGCTGAGCACCCCGGTGTTACAAGCCCGGCTCGGGCTGCTGTCTCGCCGCTACCGGCAGCCGGTGGACCTCTCGGCGGACCTGGGCGTGGGGCTCCCCTTTGGCTCCGGGCCCGCCCTGGCGGGTGATAACAAGCCGCGCTTTCACGCGCGCATGGTGGTGGGGACGGTGGTGCGTGGGTTGAACCCCTCCTTCGAGGCGGGCGTGCTGTTCCGGCCCTCCATCCTTCTGACCACCGCGGAAGGAATCGCCAAGCCTGGCGCTCGCTCGGAGATCCACCTGGGCGCCTCGCTGGCCACCACGGGCAAGGGCGCGCGGGGCGAGTTCGGTCTGAGGGCCATCGTCGCGCGGCAGACCTCCGTGGAAGTGCTGGGCGGCCTGCGCTTCCCCCTGCTGGTCGGTCTGGATGCCTTCTTGCTCGGCGGACCGGGCCTGGGGGCAGCCCCCGGCGCCGCCCAGTTCCGCCTGCTCGCGGGCGTTTCCTTCCGCCACGAGCCCCCGCCCCCGATCTCCTTCATCGACGAGGCCGAGGACCACGAGCTTCAGCTCTCCATGGCCACGCCGAAGCCGCCCCCGGAGGAGAACTCCCTGCGTCCTGTCAGCACCTGGGAGTTCAACTCCCTCACCCGGGGGGAGCCCCAGGATGGAAGCGCCGGGACCGAGCCCGCGCAAGAGCCGCTGCGGCCGTACCAACCGGCGCCCCAGGAGCGGCTCGTGCTGCGCGGAGAAGTCCGCTTCGCCCAGGGCAGCTCCTCCCTGACGGGGGTGGTGCCCCTGCTGGACCAGGTCGTCCTGCAGTGGTCCGAGCACCCGGGACAAGGGCTCATCATCGTCGAAGGGCATGCGGACACGGAGAAGGCCGAGACCTCGGACATGTTCATGTCCCTGCAGCGCGCGCAGGCGGTCCGGCGGTACCTGATCGACCAGGGCATTCCGGGAACGCGGGTGCGCATCCGGGGGCTGGGCGCGGACTGGCCCATCAGCGCCCGCCCCGCCACCGAGCAGGAGCATCAGCTCAACCGCCGGGCCGAGGTGCTCGTCATCACGAAGACCGAAGAGGAAGCGACGACCCGGGTCCCGGGCCCCTGA
- a CDS encoding polyamine aminopropyltransferase — MNKTLLFVTVLVIATCGLIYELIVGALASYLLGDSITQFSTVIGGYLFAMGIGSYLSRFIDKGLAQRFVEIELGVALVGGLCAPLLFLTFTLTDVFHVALYGSVLVIGTLVGLEIPLLLRILKDQVQFKDLVSQVLTFDYLGALAASVTFPLLFVPKLGLVRTSLLFGLLNALVGLWSTWLLGPVLGNPTRLRVKAVGLSLFLVVGLALGDRLTTFYEDQLYADEVVHASNSPYQRIILTRGKRGFSLFLNGNLQFASIDEYRYHESLVHPALVRAGSVERVLILGGGDGLAAREVLRYPEVKSVTLVDLDPAITGLATGYGELAALNGHALSHPKVRVINTDAMKFLAEGEGLFDAVIVDFPDPNNFSLGKLYTTGFYKLLKRRLAPEGVAVIQSTSPLFARRSFWCVNETLKAAGFWTEPYHALVPSFGEWGYVLVSHGPVPRRRALPGGLSFLDDATLALLTQFSPDMGPLPAEVNRLNNQVLVHYYEEEWSRWN; from the coding sequence GTGAACAAGACGCTGCTGTTCGTCACCGTGCTGGTCATCGCCACGTGTGGGCTCATCTACGAGCTCATCGTGGGGGCGCTGGCCAGCTATCTGCTGGGCGACTCCATCACCCAGTTCTCCACCGTCATCGGCGGCTACCTGTTCGCCATGGGCATCGGCAGCTACCTGTCGCGCTTCATCGACAAGGGGCTGGCGCAGCGCTTCGTGGAGATCGAACTGGGCGTGGCGCTGGTGGGCGGGCTGTGTGCCCCGCTGCTGTTCCTCACCTTCACGCTGACGGATGTGTTCCACGTCGCGCTGTACGGCAGCGTGCTGGTGATTGGCACGCTGGTGGGGCTGGAGATTCCCCTGCTGCTGCGCATCCTCAAGGACCAGGTGCAGTTCAAGGACCTGGTCAGCCAGGTGCTGACGTTCGACTACCTGGGCGCGCTGGCGGCGAGCGTCACCTTCCCGCTGCTGTTCGTGCCCAAGCTGGGGCTGGTGCGCACCTCGCTGCTCTTCGGGCTGCTCAACGCGCTGGTGGGGCTGTGGAGCACGTGGCTGCTCGGGCCGGTGCTCGGCAACCCCACGCGGCTGCGGGTGAAGGCGGTGGGGCTGTCGCTGTTCCTGGTGGTGGGGCTGGCGCTGGGCGACCGGCTGACCACCTTCTACGAGGACCAGCTCTACGCGGACGAGGTGGTGCACGCCTCCAACTCCCCGTACCAGCGCATCATCCTCACCCGGGGCAAGCGGGGCTTCTCGCTGTTTCTCAACGGCAACCTGCAGTTCGCGAGCATCGACGAGTACCGCTACCACGAGTCCCTGGTGCACCCGGCCCTGGTGCGCGCGGGCTCGGTGGAGCGGGTGCTCATCCTGGGGGGCGGGGACGGGCTGGCGGCCCGCGAGGTGCTGCGCTACCCGGAGGTGAAGTCCGTCACGCTGGTGGATCTGGATCCGGCCATCACCGGGCTGGCCACGGGCTACGGGGAGCTGGCGGCGCTCAACGGCCACGCGCTCTCGCACCCGAAGGTGCGGGTCATCAACACGGACGCGATGAAGTTCCTGGCGGAAGGCGAGGGGCTCTTCGACGCCGTCATCGTGGACTTCCCGGATCCGAACAACTTCTCGCTGGGCAAGCTGTACACCACGGGCTTCTACAAGCTCTTGAAGCGCCGGCTCGCGCCGGAAGGCGTGGCCGTCATCCAGAGCACGAGCCCGCTGTTCGCGCGCCGCTCGTTCTGGTGCGTGAACGAGACGCTGAAGGCCGCGGGCTTCTGGACGGAGCCGTACCACGCGCTGGTGCCCTCCTTTGGCGAGTGGGGCTATGTGCTGGTCTCCCACGGACCGGTGCCGCGCCGCCGCGCGCTGCCCGGGGGGCTGTCCTTCCTCGATGACGCCACGTTGGCCTTGCTCACCCAGTTCTCCCCCGACATGGGCCCGCTGCCCGCGGAGGTGAACCGGCTGAACAACCAGGTGCTGGTGCACTACTACGAGGAGGAGTGGAGCCGGTGGAACTGA
- a CDS encoding choice-of-anchor D domain-containing protein, producing MSFSGAVDGNPFVTVPSVDSPFIVDGPSSISVIFNPEARAAYARTLTVTSTNGCWSDTLELLGRGVAPVLTPTPLTVNLPDTPVNTLSPVSAVTVKNEGSAALTVTDVKMTGSHQTLFQVTPQSFTVEAGKSRDVNVRFSPGANEVTATTKLSFLSNDPQGAQQEITLSARGVNPQLSVLPGSLPFGERVLHDAGVLSLRATKSGLGTLTVTDVAIAGTGTDQFTVNPKAFSIGEGSDAGVNLTVTFNPSAPGDAGVTLSFISNQTTGTQPVVRATGRGISPELQLSATSIPFPDQQINTALVRSLTVTNHGTGTLVFDAGFKSNPSGFFQLPETRLLVPENDSRTLTVTFQPTAQGSFLAELTYSTNEVGSPTGTISLSGRGVNPVLSFNPSDAGFPEQLVGSDGGTLTIMATNSGSGTVKVSKVVMTGDAEHFKVSPATFDVPSGADAGTPLTVQFAPKFKVDAGVVLTFESNQAAGPMAAVSLHGRGVEPRYSVLSLLDFEERLVNALAQKTLRFENTGTGVLTITNLAIQGADQAYFDISEHSLSIPENSFKELNVTFRPDVARLFDAQLAFTSNQPNRTSGTVTLRGKGVSLGYTLSASSLDFGFVGLGTTSTQPLEGGLVVTNTGTGSITLNLQVEGGGLAFGADTASVNVLPGQPKTLRVTFAPSTEGAVQANLKVTSNIQGRLDTVVLKGTGALPNFQVEPASLEFGPMYPTGAAILPVTIRNLGNVPLRLASTGVTITSSSGGFTHTASLPREIPVGASGVYTFNVRFSPGAQDAVSSYSGSLKVEVTPATGQGTGTSDFKTVPMSGSKATAPQLSMDLPGGKHDFGSVQVGAESKLTITLSNSSSAPVYVAGITEALPHFHVVYADPLTQPITNTSPWTFQVVFSPTQEASTGERTLNVNFLGFESLPFTVQGSGVAAKMSFDPLVLDFKNQRVKTTSGAKLVLIKNEGSTDLVISQILPSDDVFSFTTVETLKDDEGRTFAALDGGTPSPPDGGWTVGPQKHLAVFVKFTPKELVAKEEQLIVLSKYFSAGDGGFPVLKGTGVDGRLVLASDGGLVFDGVEVGTSSTQFARLVNVGNYPLRLETIDASANSAFNLSRECEGVVLEQDGGSCPVGVTFTPPFRGGFVEDAVVTSDSPTNGELRIQLSGKAVAADMKLRPGELRFGPSNLGEAITREFSVVNDGERDLLVSRIAIEGSGADAGTEGSFLVEESDGGSQFRVDAGASASVRISFMPRTTGSHAGRAVVYSNGVRGDGGTMAVQLEGSGVAPTLEVSPDGGLLFANTPVGGHAVLPLTVTNKGEGQLKLSNIVVSGLDKGTFAVSPSSLQPLARDASATLTVTMSPQAERQFFAQVEITSNELSHPLVIVPLTGAGGSRKIQIPPLLNFGLQLVSKTSAKRIVTLVNRDQQPVVIKKLEIEQETVGQFVHDEIPSDYTLAPYPMGQDAGTSYHQLDLGMVFTPTAEAKVSGKLKIYMDDSPEPRVVELRGEGTSSVFSMSPPELAFGVVRSGSKVDKRLTITNMSDEPVTLYGPSQSYRTGEGFRILDWSEGVPRQLGGGSSTTVQVSYEAPKQMLSEATLIFGSEPRQRQGVEVAMTGRVIDLTVSVKPDSLDFERVDVGSPAESREVVITNNSSSAQKVNVQQSQADSPFTLEAAALASPIPAEGSASFTVTFAPQTTSLAESEVQVWVQGAETPEVRLPVRGQGRSLTGQGGGCSFGSTGVGSASLMALMALWVWASRRRNG from the coding sequence TTGAGCTTCAGTGGCGCTGTCGATGGGAACCCCTTCGTCACGGTTCCATCTGTCGATTCCCCGTTCATCGTCGATGGTCCGTCTTCCATCTCGGTGATCTTCAATCCCGAAGCGCGAGCGGCTTATGCGCGCACCCTGACGGTGACCAGCACCAATGGGTGCTGGTCCGACACACTCGAACTCTTGGGAAGAGGGGTGGCGCCGGTGCTCACGCCCACCCCGTTGACCGTGAACCTGCCAGATACACCCGTCAACACGCTGAGCCCGGTATCGGCTGTGACGGTGAAGAACGAGGGGTCCGCGGCGCTCACGGTCACCGATGTGAAGATGACGGGCTCGCACCAGACGCTCTTCCAGGTCACCCCGCAGAGCTTCACGGTGGAGGCGGGCAAGAGCAGAGACGTGAACGTGAGGTTCTCGCCTGGGGCCAATGAGGTGACCGCCACCACCAAGCTCTCCTTCTTGAGCAACGACCCGCAGGGGGCGCAGCAGGAGATCACCCTCAGTGCCAGGGGCGTGAACCCCCAGCTGTCGGTCCTCCCCGGCAGTCTCCCCTTCGGCGAGCGGGTCCTTCATGACGCGGGCGTCCTGAGCCTGAGGGCCACCAAGAGCGGCCTGGGGACCCTCACCGTGACCGACGTCGCGATTGCCGGAACCGGAACGGATCAGTTCACCGTCAATCCCAAGGCCTTCTCCATCGGCGAGGGCAGTGACGCGGGCGTGAACCTCACCGTCACCTTCAACCCCAGCGCGCCTGGAGACGCTGGAGTGACCCTGTCCTTCATCAGCAACCAGACCACGGGAACCCAGCCGGTGGTCCGTGCCACGGGCCGGGGGATCTCCCCAGAGCTTCAGCTGTCCGCTACGTCGATTCCCTTTCCGGATCAGCAAATCAACACGGCCCTGGTGAGGTCTCTGACGGTCACCAACCATGGCACGGGAACCCTGGTTTTCGATGCCGGGTTCAAGAGCAACCCGTCGGGGTTTTTCCAGCTCCCGGAGACACGCCTGCTGGTTCCCGAGAACGATTCCAGGACGCTGACGGTGACCTTCCAGCCCACGGCCCAGGGCTCCTTCCTGGCCGAGTTGACCTACTCGACCAACGAGGTGGGCAGCCCCACCGGCACGATTTCGCTCAGCGGCCGGGGCGTCAATCCCGTCCTCTCGTTCAACCCCAGCGACGCGGGGTTCCCCGAGCAGCTGGTGGGCTCCGATGGCGGCACGTTGACGATCATGGCCACCAACAGCGGCTCGGGCACCGTCAAGGTCTCGAAAGTGGTGATGACGGGCGATGCGGAGCACTTCAAGGTGTCTCCGGCCACCTTCGATGTGCCATCGGGAGCCGATGCTGGCACGCCCCTCACCGTGCAGTTCGCGCCCAAGTTCAAGGTGGATGCCGGGGTCGTCCTGACCTTCGAGAGCAACCAGGCGGCGGGGCCGATGGCCGCGGTCAGCCTCCACGGCCGGGGCGTGGAGCCCCGGTATTCCGTGCTCTCGCTCCTGGACTTCGAGGAGCGGCTGGTGAACGCGCTGGCGCAAAAGACGCTGCGCTTCGAGAACACGGGCACCGGCGTCCTGACCATCACCAACCTCGCCATCCAGGGCGCCGACCAGGCCTATTTCGACATCTCCGAGCACTCCCTCTCGATTCCAGAGAACTCCTTCAAGGAACTGAACGTGACGTTCCGCCCGGATGTGGCGCGCCTGTTCGATGCGCAGCTGGCCTTTACCAGCAATCAGCCGAACCGGACGTCTGGGACCGTCACGCTCCGGGGCAAGGGCGTCTCGCTGGGCTACACCCTGTCGGCGTCCTCGCTGGATTTCGGATTCGTCGGGCTGGGAACCACCAGCACGCAACCCCTCGAAGGGGGATTGGTGGTCACCAACACGGGCACGGGCTCCATCACCCTCAACCTTCAAGTCGAGGGCGGAGGCTTGGCCTTCGGGGCGGATACGGCTTCCGTCAACGTGCTGCCAGGGCAGCCCAAGACCCTCCGGGTGACGTTCGCTCCCTCCACGGAGGGCGCGGTTCAAGCCAACCTGAAGGTGACCAGCAACATCCAGGGCAGGCTGGATACCGTCGTGCTGAAGGGAACGGGCGCCCTGCCGAATTTCCAGGTGGAGCCCGCCTCCTTGGAGTTTGGGCCCATGTATCCCACGGGCGCGGCCATCCTGCCGGTGACCATCCGGAACCTGGGGAACGTCCCACTCCGGCTGGCCTCCACTGGGGTGACCATTACCTCCAGCTCCGGAGGTTTCACCCACACGGCGAGCCTGCCCCGGGAGATCCCCGTGGGCGCCTCGGGGGTGTACACCTTCAATGTCCGGTTCTCGCCGGGGGCTCAGGACGCCGTCAGCTCCTATTCCGGTTCGCTGAAGGTCGAAGTGACTCCGGCGACCGGACAAGGAACGGGAACGTCCGATTTCAAGACGGTGCCCATGTCGGGCTCCAAGGCCACTGCGCCGCAGCTGAGCATGGACCTGCCAGGGGGCAAGCACGACTTTGGTTCGGTTCAGGTGGGCGCCGAGTCGAAGTTGACGATCACCCTCAGCAACTCCAGCTCCGCCCCCGTCTATGTGGCAGGGATCACCGAGGCTTTGCCCCACTTCCATGTGGTGTATGCGGATCCCCTGACCCAACCCATCACCAACACCTCGCCCTGGACCTTCCAGGTGGTCTTCTCGCCGACCCAGGAGGCCTCCACGGGGGAGCGGACCCTCAACGTCAACTTCCTGGGGTTCGAGTCCTTGCCTTTCACCGTGCAGGGCTCGGGTGTCGCCGCGAAGATGAGCTTCGATCCCCTGGTGCTCGACTTCAAGAACCAGCGGGTGAAGACGACCAGTGGCGCCAAGCTGGTGTTGATCAAGAACGAAGGGTCCACGGATCTGGTCATCTCGCAGATCCTCCCCTCGGACGATGTCTTCAGCTTCACGACGGTCGAGACGCTCAAGGATGACGAGGGGCGTACCTTCGCCGCGCTCGACGGGGGAACGCCCAGCCCACCCGATGGAGGGTGGACCGTGGGGCCGCAGAAGCACCTGGCCGTGTTCGTGAAGTTCACCCCCAAGGAGTTGGTGGCCAAGGAAGAGCAGCTCATCGTCCTCAGCAAGTACTTCTCCGCCGGGGATGGAGGCTTCCCGGTCCTGAAGGGAACCGGCGTGGATGGCCGGCTGGTGCTGGCCTCCGATGGCGGCCTCGTGTTCGACGGGGTGGAGGTGGGGACGTCCAGCACCCAGTTCGCGCGGCTCGTCAACGTGGGCAATTACCCGCTCCGGCTCGAGACCATCGATGCGTCGGCGAACTCTGCCTTCAACCTCTCCCGGGAGTGTGAAGGGGTGGTCCTGGAGCAGGACGGAGGCAGCTGCCCGGTGGGCGTCACGTTCACGCCGCCCTTCCGGGGGGGATTCGTGGAAGACGCCGTGGTGACGAGCGATTCACCGACCAATGGCGAGCTGCGGATCCAATTGTCGGGCAAGGCCGTGGCCGCGGACATGAAGCTGCGGCCGGGCGAGCTCCGCTTCGGTCCTTCCAACCTGGGGGAGGCGATCACCCGGGAGTTCTCCGTCGTCAACGATGGAGAGCGGGATCTGCTCGTGTCGCGAATCGCCATCGAGGGCAGTGGGGCGGATGCCGGTACCGAGGGCAGCTTCCTGGTCGAGGAGTCGGATGGCGGCTCGCAGTTCCGCGTGGACGCGGGGGCCAGCGCTTCGGTGCGGATCAGCTTCATGCCCCGGACGACGGGCAGCCACGCGGGCCGCGCCGTGGTCTACTCCAACGGGGTGAGGGGGGATGGGGGGACGATGGCCGTGCAGCTGGAAGGCAGCGGCGTCGCGCCCACGCTTGAGGTGAGCCCCGATGGGGGGCTGCTGTTCGCCAACACGCCCGTGGGGGGCCATGCCGTGCTCCCCCTGACCGTGACGAACAAGGGCGAAGGACAGCTCAAGCTGAGCAACATCGTGGTGAGTGGGCTGGACAAGGGCACCTTCGCGGTGTCGCCCTCCAGCCTGCAGCCGTTGGCGAGGGATGCCTCCGCCACGCTGACGGTCACGATGAGTCCGCAGGCGGAGCGGCAGTTCTTCGCCCAGGTCGAGATAACCTCGAATGAGCTGAGCCACCCCCTGGTCATTGTGCCCCTGACGGGGGCCGGCGGCAGCCGGAAGATCCAGATTCCCCCGCTGCTGAATTTCGGCTTGCAACTGGTCAGCAAGACGTCGGCCAAGCGCATCGTGACCCTGGTGAACCGCGACCAGCAGCCCGTGGTCATCAAGAAGCTGGAAATCGAGCAGGAGACGGTGGGCCAGTTCGTCCACGACGAAATCCCTTCCGATTACACCCTGGCGCCCTATCCCATGGGCCAGGATGCGGGGACGTCCTATCACCAGCTCGACCTGGGAATGGTGTTCACGCCCACGGCGGAAGCCAAGGTGAGCGGCAAGCTGAAGATCTACATGGATGATTCCCCGGAGCCGCGGGTGGTGGAGCTGCGGGGGGAGGGCACCTCCTCGGTGTTCTCGATGTCGCCCCCGGAGCTGGCGTTCGGGGTGGTGCGCAGCGGCAGCAAGGTGGACAAGCGGCTCACCATCACCAACATGAGCGATGAGCCCGTGACCCTCTATGGGCCGTCCCAGTCCTACAGGACGGGCGAGGGCTTCCGGATCCTGGACTGGAGCGAGGGTGTTCCCCGGCAGCTCGGCGGGGGCTCGTCCACCACGGTGCAGGTCTCCTACGAGGCCCCGAAGCAGATGCTGTCCGAGGCGACGCTCATCTTTGGCTCCGAGCCTCGCCAGCGCCAGGGCGTGGAGGTGGCGATGACGGGCCGGGTCATCGACCTCACGGTCAGCGTGAAGCCGGACAGCTTGGACTTCGAGCGGGTGGATGTCGGGTCCCCGGCGGAATCCAGGGAGGTGGTCATCACCAACAACTCGTCCTCGGCCCAGAAGGTGAATGTCCAGCAGAGCCAGGCGGACTCGCCCTTCACCCTGGAGGCGGCGGCCCTGGCCAGTCCGATCCCGGCGGAGGGGAGCGCCTCGTTCACGGTGACGTTCGCCCCCCAGACAACCTCGTTGGCGGAGAGCGAGGTGCAGGTCTGGGTCCAGGGCGCGGAGACGCCCGAAGTGCGGCTGCCCGTGAGAGGACAGGGCCGCAGCCTGACGGGGCAGGGCGGCGGGTGTTCCTTCGGCAGCACCGGGGTGGGGAGCGCCAGCCTGATGGCCTTGATGGCCCTGTGGGTCTGGGCCTCCCGGCGGAGGAACGGATAA
- the mug gene encoding G/U mismatch-specific DNA glycosylase, whose translation MAPPRRPTRAELDAAVGRTMPDIIAPGLRVLFCGINPSLYSVVVGHHFARPGNRFWPTLHAAGFTPRRLKPAEQLELVGRGYGITNVVDRATATAAELSAEELVQGGRQLVAKVRRYRPRFIAVLGVSAYRAAFNRPEAVLGLQPEPLGEARLWVLPNPSGLNAHYRLEDLARLYAGLRRVAGRG comes from the coding sequence ATGGCGCCTCCTCGAAGACCCACGCGGGCGGAGCTGGACGCGGCCGTGGGGCGGACGATGCCGGATATCATCGCCCCCGGGCTGCGCGTCCTCTTCTGTGGCATCAACCCCAGCCTGTACTCCGTGGTGGTGGGCCACCACTTCGCCCGTCCGGGCAACCGCTTCTGGCCCACCCTGCACGCGGCGGGCTTCACCCCGCGCCGGTTGAAGCCCGCCGAGCAGCTCGAATTGGTGGGGCGCGGCTACGGCATCACCAACGTGGTGGACCGCGCGACGGCCACCGCCGCCGAGCTGTCCGCCGAGGAGCTGGTGCAGGGTGGCCGCCAGCTCGTGGCCAAGGTGCGGCGCTACCGGCCCCGCTTCATCGCCGTGCTGGGCGTGAGCGCCTACCGGGCCGCGTTCAACCGCCCCGAGGCGGTCCTGGGGCTTCAGCCCGAGCCCCTGGGAGAGGCCCGGCTCTGGGTGCTCCCCAACCCGAGCGGGCTCAACGCCCACTACCGGCTGGAGGACCTGGCGCGGCTGTACGCCGGGCTGCGGCGCGTGGCCGGGCGCGGGTAG
- a CDS encoding flavin monoamine oxidase family protein, giving the protein MELTRRELIAAFLGQAVAAGACQRSRPRAPVPGALVDRAMETGHRLRGGPLPRAEGAEPVEVLIVGAGVAGLSAAWRLAAAGVKDVRVVELEDEAGGTSRSGRNAVSSFPWGAHYLPAPLTEQGAVLRLLRELGFVSGMDAEGYPVFPEELLIREPDERLFYKGAWYEGLYLRAGASGADVAELARFEARMNAFAAARDAKGRKAFAVPSALSSDDVEWTALDAVTMAQWLEAEGFRSPRLKWLVDYACRDDYGATAEGVSAWAGIWYFAARQDGKGERSEGFLSWPEGNGRLVRHLLGSLDPRQVERQVLVHTVEPGADGCRVEALEAGTGKPRAFQARQVVFAGPRFVAAHVVAPWRQRRPEWMGAFTYGPWVVANLTLSSPPQSHGFPLAWDNVFYESRSLGYVAATHQVLRQDDSGPTVLTWYLPMAGLDVKAERERVLAASYADWEGLVMADMLPAHPGIAAQAQRLEVMRWGHAMIRPTPGFMWGPARFAAQESLGRTLHFAHTDLGGMALFEEANWFGVKAAERVLAELGRPQASWL; this is encoded by the coding sequence GTGGAACTGACGCGGCGGGAGCTGATTGCCGCATTCCTAGGGCAGGCGGTGGCGGCGGGCGCGTGCCAGCGCTCGCGCCCCCGTGCCCCAGTGCCCGGCGCGCTGGTGGACCGGGCGATGGAGACGGGCCACCGCCTGAGGGGCGGGCCCTTGCCCCGCGCCGAAGGGGCGGAGCCGGTCGAGGTGCTCATCGTCGGCGCGGGGGTGGCGGGCCTGTCCGCGGCCTGGCGGCTCGCGGCGGCGGGCGTGAAGGACGTGCGGGTGGTGGAGCTGGAGGACGAGGCCGGCGGCACCTCCCGCTCGGGGAGGAACGCGGTGTCCTCCTTCCCGTGGGGCGCCCATTACCTGCCCGCGCCGCTGACGGAGCAGGGGGCGGTGCTGCGGCTCCTGCGGGAGCTGGGCTTCGTGTCCGGGATGGACGCGGAGGGCTACCCGGTGTTCCCGGAGGAGCTGCTCATTCGCGAGCCGGACGAGCGGCTCTTCTACAAGGGCGCCTGGTACGAGGGGCTGTACCTGCGCGCGGGCGCGAGCGGGGCGGACGTGGCGGAGCTGGCCCGCTTCGAGGCCCGGATGAACGCGTTCGCCGCGGCGCGGGACGCGAAGGGGCGCAAGGCGTTCGCCGTGCCCTCGGCGCTCAGCAGCGATGACGTGGAGTGGACGGCGCTCGACGCGGTGACCATGGCCCAGTGGCTGGAGGCCGAGGGCTTCCGCTCGCCCCGGCTGAAGTGGCTGGTGGACTACGCGTGCCGGGACGACTACGGCGCCACGGCGGAGGGCGTGTCCGCCTGGGCGGGCATCTGGTACTTCGCCGCGCGCCAGGACGGGAAAGGCGAGCGCAGCGAGGGCTTCCTGAGCTGGCCCGAGGGCAATGGCCGGCTGGTGCGGCACCTGCTGGGGTCGCTGGACCCGCGGCAGGTGGAGCGCCAGGTGCTGGTGCACACGGTGGAGCCGGGCGCGGACGGCTGCCGGGTGGAGGCGCTGGAGGCGGGGACGGGCAAGCCCCGGGCATTCCAGGCGCGCCAGGTGGTGTTCGCCGGGCCGCGCTTCGTGGCGGCGCACGTGGTGGCGCCGTGGCGCCAGCGGCGCCCGGAGTGGATGGGGGCCTTCACCTACGGGCCGTGGGTGGTGGCCAACCTCACGCTGTCGAGCCCGCCCCAGTCACACGGCTTTCCGCTGGCCTGGGACAACGTCTTCTACGAGAGCCGCAGCCTGGGCTACGTGGCGGCCACGCACCAGGTGCTGCGCCAGGACGACTCGGGGCCCACGGTGCTCACCTGGTACCTGCCGATGGCGGGGCTGGACGTGAAGGCCGAGCGGGAGCGGGTGCTGGCGGCGAGCTATGCGGACTGGGAGGGGCTGGTGATGGCGGACATGCTCCCGGCGCACCCGGGCATTGCCGCCCAGGCGCAGCGCCTGGAGGTGATGCGCTGGGGCCACGCGATGATCCGGCCCACCCCTGGCTTCATGTGGGGCCCGGCGCGCTTCGCGGCGCAGGAGAGCCTGGGCCGGACGCTCCACTTCGCGCACACGGACCTGGGGGGCATGGCCCTGTTCGAGGAGGCGAACTGGTTCGGGGTGAAGGCGGCGGAGCGCGTGCTCGCGGAGCTGGGACGCCCGCAGGCCAGCTGGTTGTAG